From one Flavobacterium sp. N502536 genomic stretch:
- a CDS encoding HlyD family secretion protein produces the protein MLNISDNKTKLQPLDQYETVRNLSNRPHYKILNRIIIASSILGIIALLLPWTQNISGSGAVTTLKPNQRPQSIQSVISGRIEKWYVQEGDFVKKGDTILFISEIKEDYMDPNLVENTKNQVDAKKNSLESYGEKVTTLSGQIQAIENEKRLKLEQARNKVKQSLLKIKSDSINLIAVKTQLRIANTQYNRSVQLNKEGLKPLTDVEEKRLKLQDVDAKIITQENKYLTSKNEYINAKVEINRITAEYGEKVAKARSDQFTTLSNKFDTEAQVSKLENQYANYSLRNGMYYIKAVQDGYINRALQAGLGETIKEGTPIVTIMPSHYDIAVETYISPIDLPLIRKGEKVRVWFDGWPTIVFSGWPDMSYGTFGGTVVAIENFISDNGKYRILIAPDPNETKWPKQLSIGSGAQTIALLDTVPIWFEIWRTLNGFPPNYYKSAQKVTKEKK, from the coding sequence ATGCTAAATATCTCTGACAATAAAACAAAATTACAGCCGCTTGATCAATACGAGACTGTAAGAAACCTAAGCAACAGGCCACATTATAAAATTCTAAACCGAATCATCATCGCATCTTCCATTTTAGGAATCATTGCGCTTTTATTGCCGTGGACACAAAACATTTCGGGTTCGGGAGCGGTAACCACTTTAAAACCCAACCAAAGGCCACAATCGATCCAGAGTGTGATTTCGGGACGTATTGAAAAATGGTACGTACAGGAAGGAGATTTCGTTAAAAAAGGAGACACGATTCTGTTTATTTCTGAGATCAAGGAAGATTATATGGATCCTAATTTGGTTGAAAACACCAAAAATCAGGTAGATGCTAAGAAAAACTCTTTGGAATCGTATGGCGAAAAAGTGACTACACTTTCGGGGCAGATTCAGGCGATCGAAAATGAAAAAAGACTAAAACTGGAACAAGCCAGAAACAAAGTCAAACAATCACTTTTAAAAATAAAAAGCGACAGTATCAATCTGATTGCCGTAAAAACACAGCTGCGAATTGCTAATACTCAATACAACCGTTCGGTACAATTAAACAAGGAAGGATTGAAACCGCTTACGGATGTGGAAGAAAAACGTCTGAAACTACAGGATGTTGACGCTAAAATCATCACACAGGAAAACAAATACCTAACCAGCAAAAATGAGTACATCAACGCCAAAGTGGAGATTAACAGAATTACGGCGGAGTACGGTGAAAAAGTAGCCAAAGCAAGAAGCGACCAGTTTACAACGCTGAGCAATAAATTTGATACCGAAGCACAGGTGAGTAAACTCGAGAATCAATACGCCAATTATAGTTTGCGTAATGGCATGTACTACATCAAAGCGGTACAAGACGGTTACATCAACCGCGCTTTGCAGGCTGGTTTGGGCGAAACGATAAAAGAGGGAACACCAATTGTAACTATCATGCCTTCTCATTACGATATTGCAGTAGAAACCTATATCAGCCCAATTGATCTGCCTTTGATCAGAAAAGGAGAAAAAGTACGTGTTTGGTTTGACGGATGGCCTACCATTGTGTTTTCGGGATGGCCGGATATGTCCTACGGAACTTTTGGAGGTACAGTTGTAGCGATAGAAAACTTTATCAGCGATAATGGTAAGTACCGAATTTTGATCGCTCCGGACCCTAACGAAACAAAATGGCCAAAACAATTAAGCATTGGCTCCGGTGCCCAAACGATTGCCTTGTTAGACACTGTGCCAATCTGGTTTGAAATCTGGAGAACCCTAAACGGATTCCCTCCTAATTATTACAAAAGCGCTCAAAAAGTAACTAAAGAAAAAAAATAA
- a CDS encoding peptidase domain-containing ABC transporter: MTPLKRFYHLLELDKKDIYQIFFYAIFAGLVSLSLPLGIQAIITFIQSGRVSVSWIVLIILVVGGVALVGVLSFMQLRITENLQQKIFVRASFEFAARLPKIKSEELYGTYPPELTNRFFDTLTIQKGTSKLLTDFSAALLQITFGIILLSLYHPYFIVFGLLLFLLLYFIFKFSYKSGLETSLKESKFKYKVAGWLQEMARNNFSFRNELNYDFALQKNNSIVAGYLNYREKHFSVIKKQFTQLIIFKVIITASLLSIGGYLVLSQEMNIGQFVAAEIIILLVITSVEKIILGLESFYDVLTSVEKIGQVTDLALEENSESDSLNDHCYNSISLETENLKFKFPDSPTNALDSISLKIDQGEKIVIEGENGSGKTTLIRVLSGLLRQSSGAFYINDDTFRKINLKQYRSQIGSIIHNETPFDGTILENITFNDPLISTEDLKWALDGVQLSPLIKLLPKGLKTHIHPEGKQLSSSNAQKILLARSIIHKPKVLFYEDPTDTMDENVANEIIDFITSEKNKWTIIVSSKNPYWQTKSTRKITMQNGQIILDQKNN; this comes from the coding sequence ATGACTCCTTTAAAAAGATTTTACCATTTACTAGAACTGGACAAAAAAGACATTTACCAGATTTTTTTCTATGCTATTTTTGCCGGATTAGTCAGCTTATCACTTCCACTTGGAATTCAGGCTATCATTACTTTTATACAATCCGGAAGAGTTAGTGTTTCCTGGATCGTACTTATTATACTTGTAGTGGGTGGTGTGGCTCTTGTTGGTGTGCTGTCGTTCATGCAATTGCGTATCACGGAAAACTTACAGCAAAAAATATTCGTACGTGCTTCTTTTGAATTTGCAGCCCGTCTGCCTAAAATAAAATCAGAAGAATTGTACGGTACTTATCCGCCGGAACTAACAAACCGATTTTTTGACACCCTTACGATTCAAAAAGGAACTTCAAAATTACTAACCGATTTTTCTGCCGCTTTGCTTCAGATTACTTTCGGTATTATTCTACTCTCCCTCTACCACCCGTACTTTATTGTGTTCGGACTTTTATTGTTCCTGCTTCTGTACTTTATTTTCAAATTTTCGTATAAATCAGGTTTAGAAACCAGTTTAAAAGAATCCAAATTCAAATACAAAGTGGCAGGCTGGTTACAGGAAATGGCCCGTAATAATTTTAGCTTCCGCAATGAACTGAATTATGATTTTGCGCTTCAAAAAAACAATTCAATCGTAGCGGGTTATCTTAACTACAGAGAGAAACACTTTAGCGTAATCAAAAAACAATTTACGCAATTGATTATTTTCAAAGTTATTATTACCGCAAGTTTACTATCAATTGGAGGTTATCTGGTACTGAGTCAGGAAATGAATATCGGGCAGTTTGTTGCTGCTGAGATCATCATTTTACTGGTGATTACATCGGTAGAAAAAATCATCCTCGGATTGGAGAGCTTCTACGATGTTTTAACTTCTGTGGAGAAAATTGGACAGGTGACTGATCTAGCTTTAGAGGAGAACTCCGAGTCTGATTCCTTAAATGATCATTGTTACAACAGCATCTCTTTAGAAACAGAGAACTTAAAATTCAAATTTCCGGATTCTCCAACAAATGCTTTAGATTCCATTTCGTTAAAAATTGACCAAGGTGAAAAAATTGTCATCGAGGGTGAAAATGGCTCAGGAAAAACAACTCTTATTCGCGTATTATCCGGTTTATTAAGACAAAGTTCGGGCGCTTTTTACATCAATGATGATACTTTTAGAAAAATAAATCTGAAACAATATCGCTCGCAGATTGGCAGCATCATTCACAACGAAACCCCATTTGACGGGACGATTTTAGAAAACATCACTTTTAACGATCCGTTGATCAGCACCGAAGATCTCAAATGGGCACTGGATGGTGTTCAGCTTAGTCCACTGATTAAATTGCTGCCTAAAGGTCTGAAAACCCACATTCACCCTGAAGGAAAACAATTATCGTCTTCTAATGCTCAAAAAATCCTCTTGGCCAGAAGTATTATTCACAAACCAAAAGTGCTTTTCTACGAAGATCCGACAGATACAATGGACGAAAATGTTGCCAATGAAATTATCGATTTTATTACTTCTGAAAAGAACAAATGGACGATTATCGTTTCGTCTAAAAACCCTTATTGGCAAACAAAATCGACTCGAAAAATTACAATGCAAAACGGTCAAATTATACTGGATCAAAAAAACAACTAA
- a CDS encoding TetR/AcrR family transcriptional regulator, whose protein sequence is MQIILSNIKMQVNEKIYVKDPETSALGKKIIEQSILLIDDIGFDNFTFKKLGEKIGSNESSIYRYFENKHKLLVYLSSWYWSWMEYKLVFTTTNIADKQEKLKKAITIVTEKITDDTSTEHINEAILNRIIIAEFTKTLHTKEVDQENKEGFFLIYKRVINRVVSIVKEVNPDYQYAKSLVSTIVEGSLHQHFLTDHLKTITDCNETVTTTQFYLNLAENVLR, encoded by the coding sequence ATGCAAATTATACTATCAAATATAAAAATGCAAGTCAACGAAAAGATCTATGTAAAAGATCCGGAAACATCTGCGTTGGGAAAAAAAATAATTGAACAGAGCATCCTTCTAATTGACGATATTGGTTTTGATAATTTTACATTTAAAAAATTAGGCGAAAAAATAGGCTCAAACGAAAGTTCGATTTATCGTTACTTTGAAAACAAACACAAACTATTGGTCTACCTGTCTTCATGGTATTGGAGCTGGATGGAATACAAACTGGTTTTTACGACTACGAATATTGCAGACAAGCAGGAAAAACTAAAAAAAGCCATCACCATCGTTACCGAAAAAATCACGGACGATACTTCAACCGAACATATCAACGAAGCCATTTTAAACAGAATCATCATTGCCGAATTCACCAAAACGCTTCATACCAAAGAAGTCGATCAGGAGAACAAAGAAGGCTTTTTCCTCATCTACAAAAGGGTTATCAATCGGGTCGTTTCTATTGTAAAAGAAGTGAATCCCGACTATCAGTATGCCAAATCACTGGTGTCAACCATTGTTGAAGGAAGTTTACATCAGCATTTTCTAACGGATCATTTAAAAACAATTACCGATTGTAATGAAACGGTTACGACCACTCAATTTTACCTAAACCTTGCAGAAAACGTTTTGCGCTAA
- the gpmI gene encoding 2,3-bisphosphoglycerate-independent phosphoglycerate mutase, whose product MNKKVILMILDGWGKSPDPKVSAIDNANVPFINSLYKNYPSAQLRTDGLNVGLPEGQMGNSEVGHMNLGAGRIVYQDLAKINLAVAHQTLAKEQVLIDAFTYAKENNKKVHFLGLVSDGGVHSHTSHLRGLIDASQEYGLENVFVHAFTDGRDVDPKSGAKYIHDLEEHIKDTPVKIASIVGRYYAMDRDKRWERVKLAYDLVVNGIGTPSKNAVASILDSYAHDVTDEFIAPIVMVDEQEKPLATIVEGDVVIFFNFRTDRGRELTEALSQQDFHEQNMHKLNLYYVTLTNYDETYLNVKVVYNKDNITETLGEVLEKAGKKQIRIAETEKYPHVTFFFSGGRETPFEGESRILRNSPKVATYDLQPEMSAFELKDALVPELNKGEVDFVCLNFANGDMVGHTGIMSAAIKACEAVDACVKEVIEAALANNYTTIVIADHGNCETMINPDGSPNTAHTTNPVPIILVDKELKNIQNGVLGDIAPTILELMGIQQPNAMTCHSLL is encoded by the coding sequence ATGAACAAGAAAGTTATCCTTATGATTTTAGACGGTTGGGGAAAATCTCCTGACCCTAAAGTATCTGCAATAGACAATGCAAATGTTCCTTTTATAAATAGCCTTTACAAAAATTACCCAAGCGCACAACTTCGTACCGACGGATTAAATGTTGGTTTACCTGAAGGCCAGATGGGAAACAGTGAAGTAGGTCACATGAATCTTGGTGCCGGAAGAATTGTATACCAGGATTTAGCCAAAATAAACTTAGCCGTAGCACATCAAACACTGGCAAAAGAACAAGTACTTATTGATGCTTTTACTTATGCTAAAGAAAACAATAAAAAAGTTCACTTTTTAGGATTAGTTTCTGACGGAGGTGTTCACTCTCATACCTCACATTTACGCGGATTAATTGATGCTTCACAGGAATATGGCCTGGAAAATGTTTTTGTTCATGCTTTTACAGATGGTCGCGATGTTGATCCTAAATCAGGGGCAAAATACATTCACGATTTAGAAGAACACATTAAAGATACTCCGGTAAAAATTGCATCAATCGTTGGCCGTTATTACGCAATGGATCGTGACAAACGATGGGAGCGTGTAAAATTGGCTTACGATTTAGTAGTAAACGGTATAGGAACTCCATCCAAAAATGCCGTAGCCAGTATTCTTGACAGTTATGCACATGATGTTACCGATGAGTTTATTGCACCAATCGTAATGGTTGACGAGCAGGAAAAACCATTAGCAACAATCGTTGAAGGCGATGTCGTTATCTTCTTTAATTTTAGAACCGATAGAGGCCGTGAGCTTACCGAAGCGCTTTCACAGCAAGACTTCCACGAGCAAAACATGCACAAATTAAACCTGTATTATGTAACGCTTACCAACTACGACGAAACATATCTAAATGTAAAAGTAGTTTACAACAAAGACAATATCACCGAAACTCTTGGTGAGGTTTTAGAGAAAGCAGGTAAAAAGCAAATTCGTATTGCCGAAACAGAGAAATATCCACACGTAACCTTTTTCTTCTCCGGAGGAAGGGAAACACCATTTGAAGGAGAATCCCGTATTTTGAGAAATTCTCCAAAAGTAGCCACTTACGATTTACAGCCGGAAATGAGTGCCTTTGAATTAAAAGATGCTTTGGTGCCTGAATTGAACAAAGGTGAGGTAGATTTTGTCTGTCTTAATTTTGCCAATGGTGACATGGTGGGACATACCGGAATCATGAGTGCCGCAATTAAAGCATGCGAAGCGGTAGATGCCTGCGTAAAAGAGGTTATCGAAGCTGCTCTTGCCAACAATTACACTACAATTGTTATTGCCGATCACGGAAATTGCGAAACGATGATTAATCCTGACGGAAGTCCAAATACAGCACATACAACTAATCCGGTGCCGATTATTTTAGTAGACAAAGAGCTGAAAAATATTCAAAATGGGGTGCTGGGCGACATTGCTCCTACTATTCTGGAGTTAATGGGCATACAGCAGCCTAATGCGATGACTTGCCATTCTTTGTTATAG
- a CDS encoding carbohydrate binding family 9 domain-containing protein, with translation MKKLVFISFLFFSFWGYAQKKTLQAQLIKENILIDGKLDETVWKNVPPATDFVMYQPDNGKPIPDNQKTEVRVLYNNDAIYVAAMLYDDPAKVLKEISQRDNFGTADMFGVFINGFNDGQQNFEFFVSAADVQGDCIMTDANGEDYSWDAVWISKAVLNDKGWAVEIKIPYAALRFPGGDKQTWGINFFREIRRERKKYTWNLIDTKIGTFTQQNGNLEGIVNITPPTRLFFMPYASYYLNASDGQKTFATLKGGMDIKYGINDAFTLDAILIPDFGQTKYDDQILNLGPFEQQFNENRAFFTEGTDLFNKGKMFYSRRIGGKPSIEITLKDNEKIIEEVQNVNLINALKISGRTKNGLGIGILNAVTEKTFATIKDTLSGETRREVAEPLTNYNVLVLDQRFRKNSSVTLINTNVTRNGHYRDANVTGLAWDLRTKANTYSLSGNVKYSLINDTEDKSGLFSTIRFAETSGNYRYSIGSDYVSKDFDPNDLGINFYTNYYNFYGNGNYRILNPTKLFNTFKVDYDMYTEFNKESGKVQENRISAEVNLSTLKNNFYGAGFDLFPLQTHDYYEPRAENRYVIIPRKVEIWGSVSTNYNKKFALDLNPFIIFADEAGRMAYGVDAGPRYRFNDKLLITYAFSFLRRNNNKGYIDDFDDDNNDNTPETIVFANRNVITYSNSLNGKYALNSAMTLNLAVRQYWSYAENKNILELQDDGTLSPYPQYTKNKNSSFYSWNTDLSYSWWFAPGSQLSVLYRNNGVNFERIINKDFKHNITDLLNNQALKHIFSVSVKYFIDYNAVKNKIRKRA, from the coding sequence ATGAAAAAATTAGTTTTTATCAGCTTTCTTTTCTTTTCTTTTTGGGGTTATGCTCAAAAGAAAACACTGCAGGCTCAATTGATTAAGGAAAACATTTTAATTGATGGAAAACTTGACGAAACTGTATGGAAAAATGTTCCGCCTGCTACAGATTTTGTAATGTATCAACCCGATAACGGTAAACCTATTCCCGACAATCAAAAAACCGAGGTCAGAGTACTGTACAACAATGATGCAATCTATGTCGCTGCAATGCTGTATGATGACCCCGCTAAGGTTTTAAAAGAGATTTCACAGCGCGACAATTTCGGAACAGCCGATATGTTTGGGGTCTTTATCAATGGTTTTAATGACGGTCAGCAAAATTTTGAGTTCTTTGTTTCGGCAGCTGATGTTCAGGGTGACTGTATTATGACAGATGCCAATGGCGAAGATTATTCGTGGGATGCGGTATGGATCAGCAAAGCGGTTTTAAATGATAAAGGATGGGCTGTAGAAATAAAAATTCCGTACGCTGCCTTACGTTTTCCAGGCGGAGACAAACAAACCTGGGGCATTAACTTTTTCCGGGAGATCAGACGGGAGCGTAAAAAATACACCTGGAATTTGATCGATACCAAAATAGGAACGTTTACGCAGCAAAATGGTAATCTGGAAGGAATCGTCAACATCACACCTCCTACCCGATTGTTTTTTATGCCTTATGCTTCTTATTATTTAAATGCCTCCGACGGTCAGAAGACATTTGCTACTTTAAAAGGAGGAATGGATATTAAGTACGGAATAAACGATGCTTTTACGCTTGACGCCATTTTAATTCCGGATTTTGGACAAACCAAATACGACGATCAGATTTTAAACCTGGGACCGTTTGAACAGCAATTTAACGAAAACAGAGCCTTTTTTACAGAAGGAACCGACTTGTTCAACAAAGGCAAGATGTTTTACTCCCGAAGAATTGGAGGTAAGCCCTCCATAGAAATTACTTTAAAAGACAATGAAAAAATAATTGAAGAAGTTCAGAATGTGAACCTCATCAATGCTTTAAAAATCTCGGGAAGAACCAAAAATGGATTGGGAATTGGTATTTTAAATGCCGTTACCGAAAAAACTTTTGCCACTATAAAAGACACTCTTTCGGGCGAAACCAGACGCGAAGTAGCTGAACCGCTGACCAATTATAATGTTTTGGTTCTGGATCAGCGATTCCGCAAAAATTCTTCCGTTACTCTTATCAACACAAACGTTACCCGAAACGGTCATTACAGGGATGCGAATGTGACGGGACTAGCCTGGGATTTAAGAACAAAAGCCAACACTTACAGTTTATCCGGTAATGTAAAGTACAGCCTGATTAATGATACCGAAGACAAAAGCGGCCTGTTCAGCACCATTCGTTTTGCCGAAACCAGCGGAAACTATCGTTACAGTATTGGTTCAGACTATGTTTCCAAGGATTTTGATCCTAACGATTTGGGGATTAATTTTTATACCAACTATTACAATTTTTACGGAAACGGAAATTATCGCATCCTAAACCCCACAAAACTCTTTAATACTTTCAAAGTAGACTATGATATGTACACCGAGTTTAATAAAGAATCCGGAAAAGTACAGGAAAACAGGATTAGTGCAGAAGTCAATCTTTCTACTTTAAAAAACAATTTTTATGGCGCCGGGTTCGACCTTTTTCCTTTACAGACGCATGATTACTATGAACCAAGAGCCGAAAACCGCTATGTGATCATTCCGAGAAAAGTAGAAATCTGGGGAAGTGTTTCGACCAATTACAACAAAAAGTTTGCTTTGGATTTAAATCCGTTTATAATCTTTGCTGATGAAGCAGGCAGAATGGCGTACGGCGTAGATGCTGGACCAAGGTACCGCTTTAACGACAAGCTTTTAATTACCTATGCTTTTAGCTTTCTGCGAAGAAACAACAACAAAGGTTATATCGACGATTTTGACGACGACAACAACGACAACACTCCCGAAACGATTGTTTTTGCTAATCGGAATGTCATTACCTATTCGAACAGTCTGAACGGAAAATATGCTTTAAACAGTGCTATGACCCTCAATCTGGCTGTGAGGCAATATTGGTCGTATGCCGAAAACAAAAACATACTGGAACTTCAGGACGACGGAACTCTATCGCCTTACCCGCAATACACGAAAAACAAAAACTCCAGTTTTTATTCCTGGAATACTGATTTATCCTATTCCTGGTGGTTTGCTCCAGGCAGCCAGCTTTCGGTTTTATACCGTAACAATGGTGTTAATTTTGAGCGTATTATCAACAAAGACTTTAAACACAACATAACCGACTTGCTCAACAATCAGGCATTAAAACACATCTTTTCGGTAAGTGTGAAATATTTTATAGACTATAATGCTGTCAAAAATAAGATCAGAAAAAGAGCCTAG
- a CDS encoding murein L,D-transpeptidase catalytic domain family protein, with the protein MIYKIYPLLVFLLLSFGKDSNNTNEVKKATVKAIAKVETLTVDSKIESIYNTLNPNHFSLPELRTFSEALKGFYLLKERGVIQKDILTLIDFSLSSNTKRLWVIDLATNTVLFNSLVAHGRNTGEEFASNFSNSNSSFKSSLGFYATGEVYQGKHGTSLRLDGLENGVNDNARERGVVMHGADYVSESFIRNNKRLGRSQGCPAIPMAMTKEIIEIIKNKSLLYIYHPSRSFTMEERLIS; encoded by the coding sequence ATGATTTACAAGATTTATCCGTTACTGGTGTTTTTGCTGTTGTCTTTTGGTAAAGATTCAAACAACACCAATGAAGTTAAAAAAGCGACTGTGAAAGCAATCGCTAAAGTTGAAACGCTTACTGTTGATTCTAAAATTGAAAGTATCTACAATACTTTAAATCCGAATCATTTTTCACTCCCGGAACTCAGAACTTTTTCTGAGGCGCTGAAGGGTTTTTACCTCTTAAAAGAAAGGGGTGTAATCCAAAAAGATATCCTGACACTTATCGATTTTAGTTTGTCTTCAAACACAAAACGTTTGTGGGTAATCGATCTGGCAACCAACACTGTTTTATTCAATTCTTTAGTGGCTCACGGCAGAAATACCGGAGAAGAATTTGCGTCTAATTTTTCAAATTCAAACTCCTCTTTCAAAAGCAGCTTAGGATTTTATGCAACAGGCGAAGTGTATCAGGGAAAACACGGTACTTCTTTGCGCCTGGACGGACTGGAGAATGGAGTTAATGACAACGCCCGCGAAAGGGGAGTTGTAATGCATGGTGCCGATTATGTTTCGGAATCGTTCATCAGAAACAACAAACGATTGGGAAGAAGCCAGGGATGTCCGGCAATTCCAATGGCGATGACCAAAGAAATCATCGAAATCATAAAAAACAAATCACTTTTGTATATCTATCATCCATCCAGAAGTTTCACGATGGAAGAAAGGCTAATTTCTTAG
- a CDS encoding L,D-transpeptidase family protein — protein MKNFYFLLVIYLFVGCKKDAPKIIPVVKKATPAIILTDERKVTIDTAFIGTFKSETLKQFYNSSENTTVWGNLKKRTYVLSQLTNAEQLGLDPEDYKASRLKKFESKISTLSDTDLATYDILLTYNFEKYLNHLYKGKLDPKKLYTDWDLEEKTFDVNNVLIKAFNKNKLDSIVDGIQSKASPYKQLLKALEIIDTFPDDDIQTIESANKIVLNDTNTALINIKKRLLYWKDMTGKDSLTSIYDQKTFESIKKFQERHGLAADGVIGVGTINALNFSKEKRKKQIIANLERWRWYTTDLAENYFIINIPDYSLHVVESQDTTLVRNIVVGTSKRKTPIITSKLRTVVFNPTWTVPPTILKEDVVPAMKRNRNYLTNKNITIYDTAGNVIPPNSWNENKPGNYRYVQSPGYNNALGLMKILFPNNHSVYLHDTNHRNNFGRSNRSLSSGCVRVENPLELAQHILGDSTSTDWPKERIDTIIASKKTTSVRITKKYALYQWYWTAWSKKNQLIFRADIYNLDSDLYAKLRN, from the coding sequence ACGCTCCAAAAATTATTCCCGTAGTTAAAAAAGCGACTCCGGCCATTATACTTACTGATGAAAGAAAGGTAACCATTGACACCGCTTTTATTGGCACTTTTAAAAGCGAGACGCTTAAACAGTTCTACAACTCTTCAGAGAACACTACTGTTTGGGGGAACCTGAAAAAAAGAACCTATGTATTATCGCAATTGACAAATGCCGAACAATTAGGTCTGGATCCTGAAGATTACAAAGCTTCGAGGCTAAAAAAGTTCGAAAGCAAGATCAGTACATTAAGTGATACCGATCTGGCCACCTATGACATTTTGCTTACTTATAATTTTGAAAAATACCTCAACCATCTTTATAAAGGAAAACTTGATCCTAAAAAGCTCTACACCGACTGGGATTTAGAAGAAAAAACATTTGATGTAAACAATGTACTGATAAAAGCTTTCAATAAAAACAAACTGGACAGTATTGTTGACGGTATTCAGTCAAAGGCATCTCCTTACAAACAGCTGTTGAAAGCACTCGAAATCATCGATACTTTCCCTGATGACGACATCCAAACTATTGAATCAGCCAATAAAATTGTCTTAAACGACACCAATACCGCTTTAATTAACATCAAGAAAAGGCTTTTGTACTGGAAAGACATGACCGGAAAAGACAGTCTTACGTCTATTTACGATCAAAAAACTTTTGAATCGATTAAAAAATTTCAGGAAAGACACGGCCTGGCTGCTGATGGAGTTATTGGTGTAGGAACCATAAACGCTTTAAACTTTTCTAAAGAAAAAAGAAAAAAACAGATCATTGCCAATTTAGAACGCTGGAGATGGTACACTACTGATTTAGCCGAAAATTACTTTATTATCAACATTCCCGACTACAGCTTGCATGTTGTCGAAAGCCAGGACACCACTTTAGTCCGTAATATTGTAGTAGGAACAAGTAAACGAAAAACTCCTATTATCACTTCGAAATTAAGAACGGTCGTTTTTAACCCGACCTGGACGGTACCGCCAACGATTTTAAAAGAAGATGTGGTTCCGGCAATGAAGCGCAATCGCAATTATTTAACCAATAAAAACATTACGATTTACGATACCGCCGGAAACGTAATCCCACCCAATTCCTGGAACGAAAACAAACCCGGAAATTACCGTTATGTTCAAAGTCCCGGTTACAACAATGCTCTGGGTTTAATGAAAATTTTATTTCCAAACAACCATAGTGTTTACCTGCATGATACCAACCATCGCAATAATTTTGGAAGAAGCAACCGTTCTTTAAGTTCGGGATGCGTTCGTGTAGAAAATCCGTTAGAACTGGCGCAGCATATTTTGGGTGATTCTACTTCTACAGATTGGCCTAAAGAAAGAATTGACACGATCATCGCTTCCAAGAAGACGACTAGTGTTCGAATTACAAAAAAATACGCCTTATACCAATGGTACTGGACGGCATGGAGCAAAAAAAATCAGCTCATTTTCAGAGCTGACATTTATAATTTAGATTCAGATTTGTACGCTAAGCTAAGAAATTAG